In Allomuricauda ruestringensis DSM 13258, the following proteins share a genomic window:
- a CDS encoding ThuA domain-containing protein — MLIIHRDGRIFPEGNGPIGGGDKMVPSTFNNNFGKGIDEVAVVSDPPLEPTSGEMKAWIQPHQGKAVRDFVENGGSVLFFHNVTDLASTNTDIRDVLGAVYAGHPPIRTFKVKVKRSDHPIMEGITDFVVTDEQHYMEYDKDPEHILMESVNEDGLRHSYQGKDMGTTAPAVWAYEYGKGRVCYLEPGHLLTAHWNPMYQKLKHNAVRWLLRQS, encoded by the coding sequence ATGCTTATTATTCATCGTGACGGCCGTATTTTTCCCGAAGGCAATGGACCCATTGGCGGAGGTGACAAAATGGTTCCGTCAACCTTCAACAATAATTTTGGCAAGGGCATTGATGAGGTCGCTGTTGTTAGTGATCCTCCTCTGGAGCCCACATCAGGCGAAATGAAGGCTTGGATACAACCGCACCAAGGCAAGGCCGTCCGTGATTTCGTCGAGAACGGTGGTTCGGTACTGTTTTTTCACAACGTTACGGACCTGGCAAGTACCAATACCGACATTCGTGACGTTCTTGGAGCTGTTTATGCGGGCCATCCGCCCATTCGAACCTTTAAGGTTAAGGTGAAAAGATCAGACCATCCAATCATGGAGGGGATTACCGATTTTGTGGTTACCGATGAGCAGCATTATATGGAGTACGACAAGGATCCTGAACACATCCTGATGGAGTCTGTAAATGAAGATGGTCTCCGCCATAGTTATCAAGGTAAGGACATGGGCACGACCGCTCCTGCGGTTTGGGCCTATGAATATGGTAAGGGCCGAGTTTGTTACTTGGAACCAGGTCATCTTCTAACAGCGCATTGGAATCCAATGTACCAGA
- a CDS encoding Crp/Fnr family transcriptional regulator, whose translation MNHLIFNIERTFKASKEELSALGNAMEEEHLKRNEVFLKSGQVCNKLAFISKGSMRLFYDSPDKEVCNDFFFENSMVGSLTSFLSQTPSLVNCKKRAWYTT comes from the coding sequence ATGAACCATCTTATCTTTAATATAGAAAGAACCTTTAAGGCTTCAAAGGAAGAGTTGTCCGCACTTGGAAATGCGATGGAGGAAGAACATCTTAAAAGAAACGAAGTCTTTCTGAAATCTGGACAGGTATGCAATAAGTTGGCTTTTATATCAAAGGGGTCTATGCGCTTGTTCTACGACTCGCCCGACAAGGAGGTCTGCAATGATTTTTTCTTCGAAAATTCCATGGTAGGTTCATTAACCAGTTTTTTGTCACAAACCCCTTCTTTGGTCAATTGCAAAAAACGGGCATGGTATACCACTTGA
- a CDS encoding formylglycine-generating enzyme family protein: protein MSAHNFGVAFAYLVFQTFGFAQTEGMASIKGSRYIPLYGRDSTLVEVQDFQLDIYPVTNSQFIQFLKANPKWQKSNVLKLFADDNYLRQFKNDTTLMDTENPKGPITNVSWFAAKAYCECQGKRLPTIDEWEYVAMADEVTSDARRKASYNQKILSWYETPRTDERSIGKTPKNYWGIYDLHGLVWEWTLDFNSVLISGESRKDVDKDSNLFCGSAAIGATDLMNYAAFMRYAFRGSIKARYGIKNLGFRCAKNSTESL from the coding sequence ATGTCTGCGCATAACTTCGGAGTAGCATTTGCCTATCTAGTCTTCCAGACTTTTGGTTTCGCACAGACCGAAGGTATGGCAAGCATCAAGGGAAGTCGTTATATTCCATTGTACGGAAGGGATTCAACCCTTGTTGAGGTCCAAGATTTTCAACTGGACATATATCCTGTAACCAATAGCCAGTTCATACAATTTTTAAAGGCTAATCCTAAATGGCAAAAGTCCAATGTGTTGAAGCTTTTTGCGGATGACAATTACTTGCGCCAATTCAAAAACGACACGACCCTCATGGATACCGAAAACCCCAAAGGTCCTATAACCAATGTATCTTGGTTTGCAGCCAAAGCATATTGTGAATGCCAAGGAAAACGATTGCCGACCATAGATGAATGGGAATATGTAGCAATGGCCGACGAAGTTACCAGCGATGCCAGAAGAAAGGCCTCTTATAACCAAAAAATACTCTCGTGGTACGAAACACCTAGAACCGATGAGAGATCAATAGGTAAAACGCCTAAAAATTATTGGGGCATTTACGATTTGCATGGTCTGGTCTGGGAGTGGACCCTTGATTTTAATTCCGTCCTTATTTCGGGCGAATCCAGAAAGGATGTGGATAAGGACAGTAATTTGTTTTGTGGGAGCGCAGCCATAGGCGCAACAGATCTAATGAACTATGCAGCCTTTATGCGCTATGCATTCAGGGGAAGTATAAAAGCTAGGTACGGCATTAAGAATCTTGGATTTAGGTGTGCCAAGAACAGTACAGAAAGTCTATAA
- the nirK gene encoding copper-containing nitrite reductase, whose amino-acid sequence MKSILKILSIALILSVYGCFKSKKKVYTNTEDIPVYREMKAELTSPPNVPRPVGKRKPKKLIVEMEILEMEGELTDGVRYVFWTFGGTVPGSFIRTRVGDEVEFHLQNHPDNKLPHNIDLHAVTGPGGGAESSFVAPGHEKVFSFKTLNPGLYVYHCATAPVGMHIANGMYGLILVEPDGGLPLVDKEYYIMQGDFYTKGANGERGLQPFDMQKAVDENADYVVFNGNVGALTGDNAITAKVGETVRLFVGNGGPGLVSSFHVIGEIFDKVHVEGGDLINENVQTTMIPAGGAAIIEFHVNVPGTFILVDHSIFRAFNKGALGMLKVEGEENENIYSGEQYDGIYLPEGPGIQEMPTTDGIVESEIPAKNFEEQMKFGKQVYMQTCFACHQAEGQGIPNAFPPLAKSDYLNADINRAIDIVLNGKTGEITVNGQKYNSVMTRQMLSSEEVANVLTYVYNSWGNNNTVVTADMVNKVKNK is encoded by the coding sequence ATGAAGTCGATTCTAAAAATCCTATCAATTGCTTTAATTCTTTCAGTGTATGGTTGCTTTAAAAGCAAAAAAAAAGTATACACTAACACAGAGGATATTCCTGTTTACAGGGAAATGAAAGCAGAATTGACTTCACCACCAAATGTCCCCAGGCCCGTAGGGAAAAGAAAGCCCAAAAAACTCATCGTTGAAATGGAAATTCTTGAAATGGAAGGAGAATTGACCGATGGCGTAAGGTATGTGTTCTGGACTTTTGGGGGAACGGTACCTGGGAGCTTTATCAGGACCAGGGTCGGTGACGAAGTCGAATTTCATTTACAAAACCACCCTGATAACAAGTTGCCCCACAATATTGATTTGCATGCCGTTACCGGTCCTGGTGGTGGAGCGGAATCCTCTTTTGTCGCGCCGGGGCACGAAAAAGTATTTTCCTTTAAAACTTTAAACCCTGGACTTTATGTCTACCACTGTGCGACCGCTCCAGTGGGCATGCATATTGCCAATGGAATGTACGGTTTGATTTTAGTGGAGCCTGACGGAGGATTGCCTCTTGTTGACAAGGAGTACTACATCATGCAAGGGGATTTTTACACCAAAGGGGCCAATGGTGAGCGTGGTCTACAACCTTTTGATATGCAAAAGGCCGTCGATGAAAATGCAGATTATGTGGTTTTCAATGGAAATGTGGGCGCCTTGACAGGCGACAATGCCATTACTGCAAAGGTTGGGGAAACCGTTAGACTTTTTGTGGGCAATGGTGGTCCGGGTCTGGTGTCTTCTTTTCATGTAATTGGGGAAATATTTGATAAGGTGCATGTTGAAGGAGGCGACTTAATAAACGAAAATGTACAGACCACTATGATCCCCGCAGGAGGAGCTGCCATTATAGAGTTTCACGTAAATGTTCCCGGGACCTTTATTTTGGTGGACCATTCCATTTTTAGAGCGTTCAACAAAGGGGCATTGGGCATGCTGAAAGTGGAAGGAGAGGAAAACGAAAATATTTATTCCGGTGAGCAATATGATGGCATTTACCTGCCAGAGGGGCCTGGAATACAGGAAATGCCGACCACTGATGGCATTGTGGAATCTGAAATCCCAGCTAAAAATTTTGAAGAACAAATGAAGTTCGGCAAGCAGGTATATATGCAAACTTGTTTTGCTTGCCATCAGGCAGAAGGCCAAGGTATTCCGAATGCATTTCCGCCATTGGCAAAATCAGACTATCTAAATGCTGATATCAATCGGGCCATTGATATTGTACTGAACGGAAAAACTGGTGAAATCACTGTCAACGGCCAAAAATACAATAGCGTCATGACAAGACAAATGCTCTCATCGGAAGAAGTTGCCAATGTGTTGACCTATGTGTATAACAGTTGGGGCAATAACAATACAGTGGTTACCGCCGATATGGTCAATAAAGTAAAAAACAAATAA
- a CDS encoding ThuA domain-containing protein, with product MKLIPSLSERSKGIATRFFVLFVLTFSLSTVLSAQIQNTSDVYESTNRPRALAVIGDRYHSPVHVRNGLMGPLALENIPVVYIENHKALTAEALNGVDLLIFLKDGQIWHNGYEQGSQVMWMTDEQQQAIYDFVNNGGGFLALHNSHGIYPPDGLYYEVFGGNYGGHPAPEEFMIRVEDKNHPITAGVEDFRTYDEQHMSKYYGEPDQLLLRNISDANKSAPAGWWREVGKGRFVYLAPGHTPEALGHPMMVRLIRNSVRWLTKQSDDK from the coding sequence ATGAAACTAATACCATCTTTGTCGGAAAGGAGTAAGGGAATAGCAACTCGGTTTTTCGTTCTTTTTGTTCTGACCTTCAGCCTATCAACCGTACTCTCCGCTCAGATTCAGAATACATCGGATGTTTATGAATCGACTAATAGGCCAAGGGCCCTGGCGGTAATAGGAGATCGCTACCACTCTCCTGTACATGTACGTAATGGGCTAATGGGGCCGCTGGCGCTAGAGAATATCCCTGTGGTCTACATAGAAAACCATAAAGCGTTGACTGCCGAAGCCTTGAACGGTGTTGATTTACTGATTTTCTTAAAGGATGGTCAGATATGGCACAACGGTTATGAGCAAGGCTCGCAGGTTATGTGGATGACTGATGAGCAACAACAAGCTATCTACGATTTTGTAAATAACGGTGGTGGATTTCTGGCGTTGCATAATTCGCATGGTATTTACCCACCAGATGGACTTTACTACGAGGTTTTCGGAGGAAACTATGGCGGTCATCCGGCGCCCGAGGAGTTTATGATTCGAGTCGAGGATAAGAACCATCCAATTACAGCTGGCGTTGAGGACTTTAGAACCTACGACGAACAGCACATGAGCAAATACTACGGAGAACCAGATCAGTTGTTGTTGAGAAATATCTCGGACGCCAACAAATCTGCTCCGGCCGGTTGGTGGCGGGAAGTAGGAAAGGGAAGGTTTGTTTACCTCGCCCCGGGACATACACCAGAGGCATTAGGACACCCAATGATGGTGAGGTTGATTCGTAATTCCGTAAGGTGGCTAACGAAGCAATCGGATGACAAGTAA
- a CDS encoding serine hydrolase domain-containing protein, with protein MTKEISAREKLKKRNGCQNRPLGASKYTRSLGLYIGLCFFFTLICIDRGIAQDQKQEVLGPWPTSTWSEANPESVGMDGTTLKNAELIYPQIFPSGYSLLIIRNGKLVSESYFNGQTEDANNHIFSVTKTFVATLLGVAIKQEWIKNVDERVADLLPEYQIHPKLADLTLKDVLTHRSGVESRKEFMDIGQLLKAEPKLTPGTTFEYSNYAPSLLTAILDRQAKQDVAGNTSDVSAMAEKYLFDQLGIGVSEWRKGPDGIPEGGNGLYMTARDMARLGYLLLRDGRWEDKQLLPKDWVKEASKYQVGFDRQKGYGYLNWVRRRPDKVNTARGEQEVQGYFAYGHRGQYIGVYPELDLLVVTTADASDATRDTFFVPDLLHDFVRRFIFSAIQTNDSTGEE; from the coding sequence ATGACAAAAGAAATTAGTGCTCGGGAAAAACTGAAAAAACGTAATGGTTGCCAGAATCGTCCTTTGGGTGCTTCCAAATATACAAGAAGCTTGGGTTTGTATATAGGGCTATGTTTCTTTTTCACCTTGATTTGTATTGACAGAGGAATTGCTCAGGACCAAAAACAAGAAGTTTTGGGGCCATGGCCCACATCTACTTGGTCAGAAGCTAATCCTGAATCAGTAGGTATGGACGGTACAACGTTAAAAAACGCAGAACTAATATATCCACAGATTTTTCCAAGTGGTTACAGTTTGCTCATAATCAGGAATGGGAAACTTGTATCCGAATCATATTTCAATGGGCAAACTGAGGATGCTAACAATCATATATTTTCGGTTACCAAAACATTTGTGGCCACATTATTGGGTGTTGCGATAAAGCAAGAATGGATTAAGAATGTCGATGAACGTGTGGCCGACTTACTGCCTGAATATCAGATTCACCCAAAGTTGGCCGATCTAACCCTAAAAGATGTGCTCACGCACCGTTCGGGTGTGGAAAGTAGAAAGGAGTTCATGGATATTGGTCAGCTTCTTAAGGCAGAGCCCAAATTGACTCCAGGAACCACCTTTGAGTACAGTAACTATGCTCCAAGCTTGCTCACAGCTATTTTGGATAGGCAAGCGAAACAGGATGTTGCTGGAAATACTTCCGATGTCTCCGCTATGGCAGAAAAATATCTTTTTGATCAGTTGGGCATTGGTGTAAGTGAATGGAGAAAAGGCCCTGATGGTATTCCAGAAGGAGGAAACGGCCTCTATATGACTGCTAGGGATATGGCGCGTCTCGGTTACCTATTGCTCCGTGATGGGCGTTGGGAAGATAAACAATTGTTGCCTAAAGACTGGGTTAAAGAGGCGTCGAAATACCAAGTGGGGTTTGATAGGCAGAAAGGTTACGGATACCTAAACTGGGTTCGTAGACGCCCAGATAAAGTGAATACAGCCCGAGGGGAACAAGAAGTACAAGGGTATTTCGCCTATGGGCACCGTGGACAATATATTGGTGTATATCCGGAATTAGATCTTTTAGTGGTGACAACAGCCGATGCATCCGATGCTACACGAGATACTTTTTTTGTACCTGACTTACTGCATGATTTTGTGCGCAGATTTATTTTTTCAGCAATCCAAACAAACGATTCCACTGGTGAGGAATAA